Within the Enterobacter bugandensis genome, the region AAAAAGATCTTCTTTTTAATAGCCCAGGATCCCAATGCTTTCTCGAAAGACTAAAGTTGAGTAGAATCCACGGCCCGGGCTTCAATCCATTTTCATACCGCTTTACGCGAGGCAGACCACCATGTTTTATCAGGATCCTTTTGACGTCATCATCATTGGCGGGGGTCATGCAGGCACTGAGGCCGCAATGGCCGCAGCGCGAATGGGTCAGCAGACCCTGCTTTTGACACACAATATCGACACGCTGGGACAAATGTCCTGTAATCCGGCGATTGGCGGCATTGGGAAAGGACACCTGGTAAAAGAAGTGGATGCACTTGGCGGCTTGATGGCGAAAGCGATCGATCATGCGGGCATTCAGTTTAGGATACTAAACGCGAGTAAAGGCCCTGCTGTTCGCGCCACTCGTGCGCAGGCAGACCGCGTGCTTTACCGCCAGGCCGTGCGCACCGCGCTGGAGAACCAGCCGAACCTGATGATCTTCCAGCAGGCGGTAGAAGATCTTATCGTTGAGAACGATCGCGTCGTGGGCGCCGTGACCCAGATGGGCCTCAAGTTCCGCGCCAAAGCCGTGGTGCTTACGGTCGGGACATTCCTGGACGGCAAAATCCATATTGGTCTGGACAACTACAGCGGTGGCCGTGCTGGCGATCCGCCGTCCATTCCGCTGTCTCGTCGTCTGCGTGAACTGCCGCTGCGCGTCAGCCGTCTGAAAACCGGCACGCCGCCGCGTATCGATGCGCGCACTATTGATTTCAGCGTACTGGCCCAACAGCACGGCGATAACCCGATGCCGGTTTTCTCGTTCATGGGCAACGCGGCGCAACACCCGCAGCAGGTACCGTGCTACATCACGCATACCAACGAAAAAACTCATGACGTGATCCGCAATAACCTCGATCGCAGCCCAATGTACGCTGGCGTGATCGAAGGGATCGGCCCACGTTACTGCCCGTCGATCGAAGACAAAGTGATGCGCTTTGCCGATCGTAACCAGCACCAGATCTTCCTGGAGCCGGAAGGGCTGACCTCGAACGAAATTTACCCGAACGGCATCTCCACCAGCCTGCCATTCGACGTGCAGATGCAAATTGTTCGCTCAATGCAGGGGATGGAGAATGCGAAAATCGTTCGCCCTGGCTACGCTATTGAGTACGATTTCTTCGACCCACGTGACCTGAAGCCGACGCTGGAGAGCAAATTCATCCACGGCCTGTTCTTCGCGGGGCAGATTAACGGCACCACCGGCTACGAAGAAGCCGCAGCGCAGGGTTTGCTTGCCGGTCTGAACGCTGCCCGCTTCTCTGCCGAGAAAGAGGGCTGGGCACCGGCGCGTTCTCAGGCCTATCTGGGCGTTTTGGTCGACGATCTCTGCACGCTGGGCACCAAAGAACCGTACCGTATGTTTACCTCTCGCGCGGAATATCGTCTGATGCTGCGCGAGGACAACGCCGACCTGCGTCTGACCGAGATAGGCCGCGAGCTGGGTCTGGTGGATGACGAACGCTGGACGCGCTTCAACGAGAAGCTGGAACGTATTGAACAGGAACGTCAGCGCCTGAAAACCACGTGGGTAAACCCACAGGCGGAAACCGCTGCCGAAGTGAACGCTCACTTAACAGCGCCGCTGTCGCGTGAAGCCAGCGGCGAAGATCTGCTGCGTCGTCCTGAAGTCACATACGAGAATCTGGTCAAACTGACCGCGTTCGCACCGGGCCTTGAAGACGCTGAAGCTGCCGAGCAGGTCGAAATTCAGGTGAAGTACGAAGGCTACATCGCGCGTCAGCAGGATGAGATCGAAAAACAGCAGCGCAACGAAAACACGCTGCTGCCGGAAATGCTGGACTACCGTCAGGTGACGGGCCTTTCCAACGAAGTGATCGCTAAGCTGAACGATCACAAACCGGTATCGATTGGCCAGGCCTCCCGTATCTCGGGCGTTACGCCGGCGGCGATTTCGATCCTGCTGGTGTGGCTTAAAAAGCAGGGCATGCTGCGCCGTAGCGCGTAATTGACATTGCTTTTGGCGGGTGGCGCTTCGCTGACCCGCCCTACTTATTCGTAGGCCCGGTAAGCGGCAGCGCCACCGGGCAAAAAAACTCTCAACAGGTATTCACCGTGCTCAACAAACTCTCTCGTCTGCTGGATCAGGCAGGTATTTCGCTCACCGATCACCAGAAAAACCAGCTGGTGGCGTATGTCGATATGCTGAACAAATGGAATAAAGCGTACAACCTGACGTCTGTGCGCGATCCCAACGAGATGCTGGTTCGCCATATTCTCGATAGTATCGTGGTGGCGCCGTACCTGAAAGGTGAACGTTTTATCGACGTGGGGACGGGGCCGGGTTTGCCGGGCGTTCCGCTGTCGATTGTCCGACCTGAGAGCCATTTCACGCTGCTGGACAGCCTGGGCAAGCGCGTGCGCTTTTTACGCCAGGTTCAGCATGAACTGAAGCTCGATAACATCACGCCCGTACAGAGCAGGGTAGAGGAGTTTCCGGCAGAGCCGCCGTTTGACGGCGTTATCAGCCGTGCGTTTGCTTCGCTCAATGACATGGTGAGCTGGTGTAAGCATCTGCCGGCAGAAGATGGCCGTTTTTATGCGCTGAAAGGACAGCTGCCCGGTGATGAAATTGAACAGCTTCCGGACGGTTTTAGCGTTGAAACCATCGAGAAATTAAACGTTCCGCAGCTCGACGGTGAACGTCATCTGGTGATAATTAAGCCAAACAATTTTTAAAAAAATAATAAAAAATGTGGAATTTGTGCTGTTCTGAGTATGTTAAAAAACAGCACAACTACCCGGGATTAACCAGAGAGCGTTTAACCGCTTTTTTACCAGGGATTTTCTTGTGGTTAACCTCACGTCGATTATTCATCGTGAAGATAGTCAACTATGAAAATATCAGCCTGCTAAAAGTGGAAGGCTGTAACCAGAACGCAATGTTAATTATTTATTAAGAATGTCAATAAAAGGTTTTTATTGTGTACGGGGCTGTTTTGAAAATAGTTGCGATATTTTGTGTTTAATTTCAGAAAGATAATCTTGGGCGATTTACGTCTTTGATAAATACAACCTTATCGCAAATGTGTGTTTTGTGATCTCGTGCACGCTTTGTAGTCAACGTTTTCGCGCTGTTTGCAGTTTTGCTCGAAGGTCGGTGCTTTCTACGAAAGTTAAAAAATAGCGCTGGGGAAAAATATTTAAACATTTATTCACCTTTTCGCTACTTAATGTTTGAAATCACGGGTACGCACCGTATAATTTGTCCGCTTTTTGATGCTTGACTCTGAGCCTTAAAGGACGTTTTATACGACACGCGGCATACCTCGAAGGGAGCAGGAGTAAAAACGTGATGTCTGTGTCGCTCTTGAGTAGAAACGTTGCTCGTAAGCTTCTGTTCATTCAGTTTCTGGCTGTGATAGCAAGTGGACTGCTGTTTAGCCTCAAAGACCCCTTCTGGGGCATCTCCGCCGTGTGCGGGGGTTTGGCGGTCGTGCTGCCAAACGTGTTGTTTATGATTTTTGCCTGGCGTCATCAGGCGCATACACCCGCCAAAGGCCGCGTGGCCTGGTCCTTCGCCCTCGGCGAAGTGTGTAAGGTGTTGCTGACCTTTGCTCTACTGGTGATGGCGCTGGCGGTTTTGAAAGTGGTATTCATGCCGCTGATAGCAACGTGGGTTTTGGTGCTGGTGGTACAAGTTCTGGCTCCAGCTGTAATCAATAACAAAGGGTAAAAGGCATCATGGCTTCAGAAAATATGACGCCGCAGGATTACATAGGTCACCATCTGAATAACCTTCAGCTGGACCTGCGTACATTCTCGCTGGTGGATCCACATAACCCCCCGGCCACCTTCTGGACGATCAACATCGACTCCATGTTCTTCTCGGTGGTTTTGGGTCTTCTGTTCCTGGCCATGTTCCGCAGCGTTGCTAAAAAAGCGACCAGCGGTGTTCCAGGGAAATTCCAGACGTTCGTTGAGATGATCATCGGCTTCGTCCATGGCAGCGTGAAAGACATGTACCATGGTAAGAGCAAGCTGATTGCTCCGCTGGCCCTGACCGTGTTCGTTTGGGTCTTCCTGATGAACCTGATGGACCTGCTGCCAATTGACCTGCTGCCGTTCATCGGCGAGCACATCTTCGGCCTGCCTGCGCTGCGTGTTGTACCGTCTGCGGACGTGAACATCACCCTGTCGATGGCGCTGGGCGTGTTTATCCTGATTCTTTTCTACAGCATCAAAATGAAAGGCGTAAGCGGCTTTGTGAAAGAGCTTACCTTGCAGCCGTTCAACCACTGGGCGTTTATTCCGGTCAACCTGATCCTGGAAGGCGTTAGCCTGCTGTCCAAACCTGTTTCACTGGGTCTGCGACTGTTCGGCAACATGTATGCGGGTGAGCTGATTTTCATTCTGATCGCGGGTCTTCTGCCGTGGTGGTCACAGTGGGTTCTGAATGTGCCATGGGCCATTTTCCACATCCTGATCATTACGCTGCAAGCCTTTATCTTCATGGTTCTGACGATCGTCTATCTGTCGATGGCGTCTGAAGAGCACTGATTTTTTACCAACACTACTACGTTTTAATTGAAACAAACTGGAGACTGTCATGGAAAACCTGAATATGGATCTGCTGTACATGGCTGCCGCTGTGATGATGGGTCTGGCGGCTATCGGTGCTGCGATCGGTATCGGCATCCTCGGAGGTAAATTCCTGGAAGGCGCAGCGCGTCAACCTGATCTGATTCCTCTGCTGCGTACTCAGTTCTTTATCGTTATGGGTCTGGTGGATGCTATCCCAATGATCGCTGTAGGTCTGGGTCTGTACGTGATGTTTGCTGTCGCGTAGTAGTTGTTTTAAAACCCCAAGCCACAGAAATTTAAGAGGTATTGTGCTGTGAACATGAACGCAACAATCCTCGGCCAGGCCATCGCGTTTATTCTCTTTGTCTGGTTCTGCATGAAGTATGTATGGCCGCCTTTAATGGCTGCCATCGAAAAACGTCAGAAAGAAATTGCTGACGGTCTGGCTTCCGCAGAACGCGCTAAGAAAGATTTGGACCTTGCACAGGCCAACGCGACAGACCAGCTGAAAAAAGCGAAAGCTGAAGCTCAGGTAATCATTGAACAGGCTAACAAGCGCCGTTCTCAGATCCTGGACGAAGCCAAAGCTGAAGCAGAACAGGAACGTACTAAGATCGTGACACAGGCTCAGGCTGAAATTGAAGCTGAGCGTAAACGTGCTCGTGAAGAACTGCGTAAGCAGGTTGCGATTCTGGCTGTTGCTGGCGCCGAGAAGATCATCGAACGTTCCGTGGATGAAGCTGCTAACAGCGACATCGTGGACAAACTTGTCGCTGAACTGTAAGGAGGGAGGGGCTGATGTCTGAATTTGTTACGGTAGCTCGCCCCTACGCCAAAGCAGCTTTTGACTTTGCTGTCGAACACCAAAATGTCGATCGCTGGCAGAATATGCTGGCGTTTGCCGCTGAGGTGACGAAAAACGAACAAATGGCCGAGTTGCTTTCCGGTGCGTTAGCGCCTGAAACCCTCGCCGCGTCGTTTATCGCCGTGTGCGGAGAGCAACTGGATGCCAACGGCCAGAACCTGATTAAGGTCATGGCAGAAAATGGTCGTCTCCGTGTGCTCCCGGATGTTCTCGAGCAGTTTGAGCACTTACGTGCCCTTAGTGAAGCAACTGCAGAAGTCGAAGTGACTTCCGCGACTGAACTGAGTGACGAACAGCTTGCGAAAATCACCGCCGCGATGGAAAAACGTCTGTCACGCAAAGTTAAGCTGAATTGCAAAATCGATAAGTCTGTAATGGCAGGCGTAATCATCCGCTCGGGTGATATGGTCATTGATGGCAGCGTACGCGGCCGTCTTGAGCGCCTTGCAGACGTCTTGCAGTCTTAAGGGGACTGGAGCATGCAACTGAATTCCACCGAAATCAGCGAACTGATCAAGCAGCGCATTGCTCAGTTCAATGTTGTGAGTGAAGCTCACAACGAAGGTACTATTGTTTCTGTAAGTGACGGTGTTATCCGCATCCACGGCCTGGCCGATTGTATGCAGGGTGAGATGATTTCCCTGCCGGGTAACCGTTACGCTATCGCACTGAACCTGGAGCGCGACTCCGTAGGTGCAGTTGTGATGGGTCCATACGCTGACCTCGCCGAAGGCATGAAGGTTAAGTGTACTGGCCGTATTCTGGAAGTGCCGGTTGGCCGTGGCCTGCTGGGTCGCGTTGTTAACACCCTGGGTGCGCCAATCGACGGTAAAGGTCCGGTTGAGCACGATGGCTTCTCCCCAATCGAAGTTATCGCACCAGGCGTTATCGACCGTCAGTCCGTTGATCAGCCAGTGCAGACTGGTTATAAGTCCGTTGACGCCATGATCCCAATCGGTCGTGGTCAGCGTGAACTGATCATCGGTGACCGTCAGACCGGTAAAACCGCGATGGCAATCGACGCCATCATCAACCAGCGTGACTCCGGCATCAAATGTGTGTACGTGGCTATCGGCCAGAAAGCGTCCACCATTTCTAACGTGGTTCGTAAACTGGAAGAGCACGGCGCACTGTCTAACACCATCGTTGTGGTAGCAACCGCGTCTGAATCTGCTGCACTGCAATACCTGGCGCCATACGCCGGTTGCGCAATGGGCGAATACTTCCGTGACCGCGGTGAAGATGCGCTGATCGTATACGATGACCTGTCTAAACAGGCTGTTGCTTATCGTCAGGTTTCCCTGCTGCTCCGTCGTCCACCAGGACGTGAAGCATTCCCGGGCGACGTATTCTACCTCCACTCTCGTCTGCTGGAGCGTGCTTCCCGCGTTAACGCGGAATACGTCGAGAACTTCACCAAAGGTGAAGTGAAGGGTAAAACAGGTTCTCTGACCGCGCTGCCGATCATTGAAACCCAGGCGGGTGACGTTTCTGCGTTCGTTCCGACCAACGTAATCTCCATTACCGATGGTCAGATCTTCCTGGAAACCAACCTGTTTAACTCCGGTATTCGTCCGGCTGTTAACCCGGGTATCTCCGTATCCCGTGTGGGTGGTGCTGCTCAGACCAAGATCATCAAGAAACTGTCCGGTGGTATCCGTACCGCGCTGGCACAGTATCGTGAACTGGCTGCGTTCTCTCAGTTCGCATCCGATCTGGACGAAGCAACCCGTAAACAACTGAGCCACGGTCAGAAAGTGACCGAGCTGCTGAAGCAGAAACAGTACGCTCCAATGTCTGTTGCTCAGCAGGGCCTGGTGCTGTTCGCGGCTGAACGCGGTTACCTCGAAGATGTGGAACTGGCGAAAATCGGTAGCTTCGAAGCCGCTCTGCTGGCTTACGTCGACCGTGATCACGCTCCGCTGATGCAAGAGATCAACCAGACCGGTGGCTATAACGACGAAATCGAAGGCAAGCTGAAAGCTATCCTCGATTCCTTCAAAGCAACCCAATCCTGGTAATCGTCCGGCGGCTTGTCTCAGGGCAAGCCGCCTGGCATTGAGGAGAAGCTCATGGCCGGCGCAAAAGAGATACGTAGTAAGATCGCAAGCGTCCAGAACACGCAAAAGATCACTAAAGCGATGGAGATGGTCGCCGCTTCCAAAATGCGTAAATCGCAGGATCGCATGGCGGCCAGCCGTCCTTATGCAGAGACCATGCGCAAAGTGATTGGTCACCTTGCAAACGGTAATCTGGAATATAAGCACCCTTACCTGGAAGAACGCGACGTTAAGCGCGTGGGCTACCTGGTGGTGTCGACTGACCGTGGTCTGTGTGGCGGCTTGAACATTAACCTGTTCAAAAAACTGCTGGCGGATATGAAAGGCTGGTCTGATAAAGGCGTTCAGTGCGATCTGGCACTGATTGGCTCTAAAGGCGTCTCTTTCTTTAACTCCGTTGGTGGCAACATTGTCGCTCAGGTGACCGGTATGGGTGATAACCCGTCCCTGTCCGAACTGATCGGCCCGGTTAAAGTGATGTTGCAGGCCTACGATGAAGGCCGTCTGGACAGACTGTACGTTGTCAGCAACAAATTCATTAACACCATGTCTCAGGTTCCAACGCTCACTCAGATGCTGCCGTTACCGGCATCAGAAGATGACGAGCTGAAGCAGAAAGCCTGGGATTACCTGTATGAACCCGATCCGAAACCGCTGCTGGATACCCTGCTGCGTCGTTACGTTGAATCTCAGGTTTATCAGGGCGTTGTAGAAAACCTGGCCAGCGAGCAGGCCGCACGAATGGTGGCGATGAAAGCCGCGACCGATAATGGCGGCAGCCTGATTAAAGAGCTGCAGTTGGTTTACAACAAAGCTCGTCAGGCCAGCATTACTCAGGAACTCACCGAGATCGTCTCGGGGGCCGCCGCGGTTTAACCAGGTTTACGAATTACGTAGAGGATTCAAGATGGCTACTGGAAAGATTGTCCAGGTAATCGGCGCCGTGGTGGACGTCGAGTTCCCTCAGGACGCCGTACCACGCGTGTACGACGCGCTTGAGGTACAGAATGGTAACGAGAGCCTGGTGCTGGAAGTTCAGCAGCAGCTCGGCGGCGGTATCGTGCGTACCATCGCCATGGGTTCTTCCGACGGTCTGCGTCGTGGTCTGGAAGTTAAAGACCTTGAGCACCCGATCGAAGTCCCGGTAGGTAAAGCAACGCTGGGTCGTATCATGAACGTATTGGGTCAGCCAATCGACATGAAAGGCGACATCGGCGAAGAAGAGCGTTGGGCTATCCACCGCGCGGCACCTTCCTACGAAGAGCTGTCCAGCTCTCAGGAACTGCTGGAAACCGGCATCAAAGTTATCGACCTGATGTGTCCGTTTGCGAAGGGCGGTAAAGTTGGTCTGTTCGGTGGTGCGGGTGTAGGTAAAACCGTAAACATGATGGAGCTGATCCGTAACATCGCGATCGAGCACTCCGGTTACTCTGTGTTTGCGGGCGTAGGTGAACGTACTCGTGAGGGTAACGACTTCTACCACGAAATGACCGACTCCAACGTTCTGGACAAAGTATCCCTGGTTTACGGCCAGATGAACGAGCCACCAGGAAACCGTCTGCGCGTTGCGCTGACTGGTCTGACGATGGCTGAGAAATTCCGTGACGAAGGCCGTGACGTTCTGCTGTTCGTTGATAACATCTATCGTTACACCCTGGCCGGTACCGAAGTATCTGCACTGCTGGGTCGTATGCCTTCAGCGGTAGGTTATCAGCCTACGCTTGCGGAAGAGATGGGTGTTCTTCAGGAACGTATCACCTCTACCAAAACCGGTTCTATCACCTCTGTTCAGGCGGTATACGTACCTGCGGATGACTTGACTGACCCATCTCCAGCAACCACCTTTGCGCACTTAGACGCAACCGTGGTACTGAGCCGTCAGATCGCGTCTCTGGGTATCTACCCGGCCGTTGACCCGCTGGACTCCACCAGCCGTCAGCTGGATCCACTGGTTGTTGGTCAGGAACACTACGACACCGCGCGTGGCGTACAGTCCCTGCTGCAGCGTTACCAGGAACTGAAAGACATCATCGCCATCCTGGGTATGGATGAACTGTCTGAAGAAGACAAACTGGTGGTAGCACGTGCGCGTAAGATCCAGCGCTTCCTGTCCCAGCCGTTCTTCGTTGCGGAAGTATTCACCGGTTCTCCGGGTAAATACGTTTCCCTGAAAGACACCATCCGTGGCTTTAAAGGCATCATGGAAGGCGAATACGATCACCTGCCAGAGCAGGCGTTCTACATGGTTGGTTCCATCGAAGAAGCCGTGGAAAAAGCCAAAAAACTTTAACGCCTTAATCGGAGGGTGATATGGCAATGACTTACCACCTGGACGTCGTCAGCGCAGAGCAACAAATGTTCTCTGGTCTGGTCGAGAAAATCCAGGTAACGGGCAGTGAAGGTGAACTGGGTATTTTCCCGGGTCACGCACCGCTGCTCACCGCCATTAAGCCTGGTATGATCCGCATCGTTAAACAGTTCGGTCACGAAGAGTTTATCTATCTGTCCGGCGGCATTCTTGAAGTGCAGCCTGGCAGTGTGACCGTTCTGGCCGATACCGCTATTCGTGGCCAGGATCTCGACGAAGCGCGAGCCCTGGAATCGAAGCGTAAGGCTGAAGAGCACATTAGCAGCTCTCATGGTGACGTGGATTACGCTCAGGCGTCTGCGGAGCTGGCCAAAGCGATCGCGAAACTGCGCGTTATCGAGTTGACCAAAAAAGCGATGTAACACCGGCTTGAAAAGCACAAAAGCCAGTCTGGATACCAGACTGGCTTTTTTTTTCATCCTTAATTCATGATGAAAAAGATGTAGAATTTTAGGCATCAAACGTTTTTACTTCTCACTCAAACTACCGTCAGGATGCGTATGTCAAACAGTGCGATGAGCGTGGTGATCCTTGCCGCTGGCAAAGGTACCCGCATGTATTCCGATCTGCCTAAAGTGCTCCACACGCTGGCAGGAAAGCCAATGGTGCAGCATGTTATTGATGCAGCGAATGAACTGGGTGCCCGTCAGGTTCACCTGGTCTACGGCCACGGCGGCGATCTGCTTAAAAAGACGCTGAGCGATGATGCGCTCAACTGGGTGCTTCAGGCTGAACAGCTGGGTACCGGTCATGCGATGCAGCAGGCTGCGCCGTTCTTTGCCGATGACGAAGATATTCTGATGCTTTACGGCGACGTTCCGCTGATCTCCGTTGAAACGCTGACTCGCCTGCGTGCAGCCAAGCCGCAGGGCGGCATCGGTTTATTGACCGTTGTGCTGGACGATCCAACGGGCTATGGCCGTATCACGCGTGAAAACGGCAACGTAACGGGTATCGTTGAACATAAAGATGCCAGTGATGAACAGCGCAAGATTCAGGAGATCAACACCGGCATCCTGATTGCCAATGGCGCGGACATGAAGCGCTGGCTCTCTCAGCTCGACAACAATAACGCGCAAGGTGAGTACTACATCACCGACATCATTGCGATGGCGTATCACGAAGGGCGTGAGATCGCCGCCGTTCATCCGGCGCGCATCAGCGAAACGGACGGCGTGAATAACCGCCTGCAGCTTTCCCGTCTTGAGCGTATTTATCAGTCCGAGCAGGCCGAAAAACTGCTGCTCGCGGGCGTGATGCTGCGCGATCCGGCGCGTTTCGATTTGCGCGGCACCGTGTCTCACGGGCGCGACGTTGAGATCGATACTAACGTTATTCTTGAAGGCAACGTCACGCTGGGCAACCGCGTCAAAATTGGCGCCGGCTGCGTGATTAAAAACAGCGTCATCGGTGACGACTGCGAAATCAGCCCGTACAGCGTGGTGGAAGATGCTCATCTTGACGCAGCGTGTACTATCGGCCCGTTTGCGCGTCTGCGCCCGGGTGCTGAGCTGCTGGAAGGCGCGCACGTGGGCAACTTCGTGGAAATGAAAAAAGCGCGTCTGGGTAAAGGCTCCAAAGCGGGTCATTTAACCTATCTGGGCGATGCGGAGATTGGCGACAACGTGAATATTGGTGCAGGAACCATTACCTGTAACTATGACGGCGCCAATAAGTTTAAAACCATCATCGGCGATGACGTGTTCGTGGGCTCGGACACGCAGCTGGTGGCACCGGTTACCGTGGGTAACGGCGTAACCATTGCCGCCGGCACGACCGTCACGCGCGACGTAGCGGATAACGAGCTGGTGTTAAGCCGCGTGCCGCAGGTACACAAGCAGGGCTGGAAACGCCCGGTGAAGAAAAAGTAACAACAAGGCGGGTGGCGCTACGCTTACCCGCCCTACGATTGAGTAGGCCTGATAAGGCGTAGCCGTCATCAGGCAAACCCGGGAGAGGAGATAAATATATATCTCCCCCCACAAGCAGTACCCATAAAAATAACCCCACTCTCTACAAGGCTCGGGGCGCCCGGAAAGGGTAAATACAGGTCAGCGACAACGCAGGCATAATGCCTAAATTCGGAATCTAAAATATGTGTGGAATTGTTGGCGCAGTTGCGCAGCGTGATATTGCTGAAATCCTTCTCGAAGGTTTACGTCGTCTGGAATACCGTGGTTACGACTCTGCCGGTCTGGCTGTCGTCGATGCAGAAGGGCATATGACCCGTCTGCGTCGTCTCGGTAAAGTGCAGATGCTGGCCCAGGCCGCGGAAGAACACCCGCTGCACGGGGGTACCGGTATTGCGCACACCCGCTGGGCGACGCACGGCGAACCGTCTGAAGGTAACGCGCACCCGCATGTGTCTGAACACATCGTGGTGGTGCATAACGGCATTATCGAAAACCACGAACCGCTGCGCGAAGAACTGAAAGCGCGCGGCTATACCTTCGTCTCTGAAACCGACACCGAAGTGATTGCTCACCTGGTGCACTGGGAGCTGGCAAAGGGCGGTACGCTGCGTGATGCGGTGCTGCGCGCTATCCCTCAGCTGCGCGGTGCATATGGTACGGTGATCATGGACTCCCGCGATCCATCTACCCTGCTGGCCGCGCGTTCCGGTAGCCCGATGGTTATCGGTCTGGGCATGGGTGAAAACTTTATCGCCTCCGATCAGCTGGCGCTCCTGCCGGTCACCCGTCGCTTTATCTTCCTGGAAGAGGGCGATATCGCCGAAGT harbors:
- the atpD gene encoding F0F1 ATP synthase subunit beta → MATGKIVQVIGAVVDVEFPQDAVPRVYDALEVQNGNESLVLEVQQQLGGGIVRTIAMGSSDGLRRGLEVKDLEHPIEVPVGKATLGRIMNVLGQPIDMKGDIGEEERWAIHRAAPSYEELSSSQELLETGIKVIDLMCPFAKGGKVGLFGGAGVGKTVNMMELIRNIAIEHSGYSVFAGVGERTREGNDFYHEMTDSNVLDKVSLVYGQMNEPPGNRLRVALTGLTMAEKFRDEGRDVLLFVDNIYRYTLAGTEVSALLGRMPSAVGYQPTLAEEMGVLQERITSTKTGSITSVQAVYVPADDLTDPSPATTFAHLDATVVLSRQIASLGIYPAVDPLDSTSRQLDPLVVGQEHYDTARGVQSLLQRYQELKDIIAILGMDELSEEDKLVVARARKIQRFLSQPFFVAEVFTGSPGKYVSLKDTIRGFKGIMEGEYDHLPEQAFYMVGSIEEAVEKAKKL
- a CDS encoding F0F1 ATP synthase subunit epsilon, translated to MAMTYHLDVVSAEQQMFSGLVEKIQVTGSEGELGIFPGHAPLLTAIKPGMIRIVKQFGHEEFIYLSGGILEVQPGSVTVLADTAIRGQDLDEARALESKRKAEEHISSSHGDVDYAQASAELAKAIAKLRVIELTKKAM
- the glmU gene encoding bifunctional UDP-N-acetylglucosamine diphosphorylase/glucosamine-1-phosphate N-acetyltransferase GlmU, coding for MSNSAMSVVILAAGKGTRMYSDLPKVLHTLAGKPMVQHVIDAANELGARQVHLVYGHGGDLLKKTLSDDALNWVLQAEQLGTGHAMQQAAPFFADDEDILMLYGDVPLISVETLTRLRAAKPQGGIGLLTVVLDDPTGYGRITRENGNVTGIVEHKDASDEQRKIQEINTGILIANGADMKRWLSQLDNNNAQGEYYITDIIAMAYHEGREIAAVHPARISETDGVNNRLQLSRLERIYQSEQAEKLLLAGVMLRDPARFDLRGTVSHGRDVEIDTNVILEGNVTLGNRVKIGAGCVIKNSVIGDDCEISPYSVVEDAHLDAACTIGPFARLRPGAELLEGAHVGNFVEMKKARLGKGSKAGHLTYLGDAEIGDNVNIGAGTITCNYDGANKFKTIIGDDVFVGSDTQLVAPVTVGNGVTIAAGTTVTRDVADNELVLSRVPQVHKQGWKRPVKKK